Proteins encoded by one window of Akkermansia muciniphila ATCC BAA-835:
- a CDS encoding 6-phosphofructokinase, producing MNPLKGACIIGQSGGPTAVINASALGAIQSALQSEQVTRVLGAANGIEGVLKERLFDMAREDPGELELLKYTPASALGSCRYKMAAPSVDDTDYRRLLEIFRKYDVRYFFYNGGNDSMDTCNKISKFMQQSGYECRVIGIPKTIDNDLHGTDHCPGFGSAAKFIATSCMEVHQDLRVYDKGRVTIVEIMGRHAGWLAGSAALATYAGAGPDLVYLPEVPFRMEEFWQDVDRIYRQNGSCMVAVSEGVQYADGRFVAESGDRDVFGHTQLGGLGAMLAESVKRQTGAKVRSIELSLLQRCASHVASKTDIDEAYMAGKAAVEAAVSGQTDKMVAFERITENGIYSCKTKLIGLEEVANVEKLVPREWINARGNGVEQPFIDYVLPLIQGETAMQKECSLPRFAKLRKVPAKPEQR from the coding sequence ATGAACCCATTGAAAGGAGCATGCATCATCGGCCAGTCCGGCGGCCCCACCGCCGTCATCAACGCCAGCGCACTGGGAGCCATTCAGTCCGCCCTGCAAAGCGAACAGGTCACGCGCGTGCTGGGAGCCGCCAACGGGATTGAGGGAGTGCTCAAAGAACGCCTGTTCGATATGGCCCGGGAAGACCCCGGAGAATTGGAATTGCTCAAATATACCCCAGCATCTGCCCTGGGTTCCTGCCGCTACAAGATGGCAGCCCCGTCCGTGGATGATACGGATTACCGCCGTCTGCTGGAAATTTTCAGAAAATACGACGTACGCTACTTTTTCTACAACGGAGGCAACGATTCCATGGATACCTGTAACAAGATATCCAAATTCATGCAGCAGTCCGGTTACGAATGCCGCGTCATCGGAATTCCCAAGACCATTGACAATGACCTTCACGGCACGGACCACTGCCCCGGCTTCGGCTCTGCCGCCAAATTTATCGCTACCTCCTGCATGGAAGTTCACCAGGACCTCCGCGTGTACGACAAGGGACGCGTCACCATTGTGGAAATCATGGGCCGCCACGCCGGCTGGCTGGCCGGATCCGCAGCCCTGGCCACGTATGCGGGAGCAGGTCCGGACCTGGTTTACCTGCCGGAAGTTCCCTTCCGCATGGAGGAATTCTGGCAGGATGTGGACCGGATTTACAGGCAGAACGGCAGCTGCATGGTCGCCGTCTCGGAAGGCGTGCAGTATGCAGACGGCCGCTTTGTTGCGGAATCCGGAGACAGGGACGTCTTCGGCCATACGCAGCTGGGAGGCCTGGGAGCCATGCTTGCGGAATCCGTCAAGCGACAAACCGGGGCCAAAGTCAGAAGCATTGAACTCTCACTCCTCCAGCGCTGCGCCTCCCATGTAGCCTCCAAGACGGATATCGATGAAGCGTATATGGCGGGAAAAGCCGCCGTGGAAGCCGCCGTTTCCGGCCAGACGGATAAAATGGTAGCCTTTGAACGAATCACGGAGAACGGCATTTATTCCTGCAAGACTAAATTGATAGGTCTGGAAGAAGTGGCCAATGTGGAAAAACTTGTTCCCCGCGAATGGATCAACGCCCGCGGCAATGGCGTGGAACAGCCGTTCATTGATTACGTTCTTCCCCTGATCCAGGGAGAAACGGCCATGCAAAAGGAATGTTCCCTGCCCCGCTTCGCGAAACTCAGGAAAGTGCCGGCAAAGCCGGAACAGCGGTAG